One Miscanthus floridulus cultivar M001 chromosome 11, ASM1932011v1, whole genome shotgun sequence DNA window includes the following coding sequences:
- the LOC136493386 gene encoding BTB/POZ domain-containing protein At1g67900-like isoform X1, which yields MKLMKLGTRPDSFFTSGPVRSVYTEVATDLQIQVDHCLFRLHKFPLLSKCQLLQALCADSDAVELRDFPGGADAFEACAKFCYGVAITVGAHNVVPLRCAAGRLGMTEAADGRGNIAAKLDAFLASCLLRRWRDALAVLRSAGRYAALAAECEELGVTSRCVKAVAMLITDPGCGGDAASAAPATASSSSSPWWARDVSDLRVDLFWRVMVAVKAAGTVKGRAVGDALRTYARRWLPTVVKSGYLVVEQNDISTADEGSFDFEVVARNSQLLVEKMVSLLPAERNAVSCSFFLKLLKAANVLGASPASKAELAKRAALQLEDANVSDLLIPSCASETLYDVDAVMAILEELALRQAAAAAAGGPEAIPPHTRGHRRSRSAESSEFEGARRSTSAAASHGAMVRIGRLVDGFLMEVAKDPNLPLDKLIAIAEAVPDCARPEHDHLYRAVDTYLRVRPEMDKGSRKKLCRVLNCRKLSETASMHAAQNELLPLRVVVQVLFFENARAAAALSGRPGANGRVAGVAGGVRALLAKTRREADGEEAKNEQRLRGLAAAPGPDDNDWSVEGLKRAASRISTLRMKLEEDEDADDEAFVVHRARAGRVRSASARIRALCAIPAGKPKRMLRKLWPSS from the exons ATGAAGCTCATGAAGCTCGGCACGCGGCCGGACTCCTTCTTCACCTCCGGGCCCGTCAG GTCTGTCTACACGGAGGTGGCCACCGACCTGCAAATCCAGGTGGATCACTGCCTGTTTCGACTCCACAAG TTCCCTCTGCTCTCCAAATGCCAGCTGCTACAGGCTCTGTGCGCGGACTCCGACGCCGTCGAGCTGCGGGACTTCCCGGGCGGCGCGGACGCGTTCGAGGCCTGCGCCAAGTTCTGCTACGGCGTCGCCATCACGGTGGGCGCGCACAACGTCGTGCCCCTGCGCTGCGCGGCAGGGCGCCTCGGCATGACGGAGGCCGCCGACGGCCGGGGCAACATCGCCGCCAAGCTCGACGCGTTCCTCGCCTCCTGCCTGCTTCGCCGCTGGAGGGACGCGCTCGCCGTGCTCCGCTCCGCCGGCCGCTACGCCGCCTTGGCCGCCGAGTGCGAGGAGCTCGGCGTCACGTCCCGGTGCGTCAAGGCCGTCGCCATGCTCATCACGGACCCCGGCTGCGGCGGCGACGCGGCGTCGGCCGCGCCGGCCACGGCCAGCTCCTCGTCGTCGCCGTGGTGGGCGCGTGACGTCTCCGACCTCCGCGTCGACCTCTTCTGGCGCGTCATGGTGGCCGTCAAGGCGGCTGGCACCGTCAAAGGTAGAGCCGTCGGCGACGCGCTCAGGACCTACGCGCGCCGGTGGCTGCCGACCGTTGTCAAGAGCGGGTACCTGGTGGTGGAACAAAACGACATCAGCACGGCCGACGAGGGGAGTTTCGATTTCGAAGTGGTCGCCAGGAACAGCCAGCTTCTTGTCGAGAAGATGGTGAGCTTGCTCCCCGCCGAGAGGAACGCCGTCTCCTGCAGCTTCTTTCTCAAGCTTCTCAAGGCGGCCAACGTCCTGGGCGCCTCTCCCGCGTCCAAGGCAGAGCTCGCGAAGCGGGCGGCGTTGCAGCTGGAAGACGCCAACGTGAGCGACCTCCTCATACCGTCGTGCGCGAGCGAGACGCTGTACGACGTGGACGCCGTGATGGCCATCCTTGAAGAGCTCGCGCTGCggcaagcggcggcggcggcggcggggggccCGGAGGCAATCCCGCCGCACACGCGCGGACACAGACGGTCGCGGTCCGCCGAGAGCTCGGAGTTCGAGGGAGCGCGTCGGTCGACGTCCGCCGCGGCGTCGCACGGCGCGATGGTCAGGATCGGGAGGCTGGTCGATGGATTCTTGATGGAGGTCGCCAAGGATCCCAACCTGCCCCTGGACAAGCTGATCGCCATTGCCGAGGCCGTGCCGGACTGCGCCCGCCCGGAGCACGACCATCTTTACCGAGCCGTCGACACTTATCTCAGA GTGCGTCCGGAGATGGACAAGGGATCGAGGAAGAAGCTGTGCAGGGTTCTCAACTGCAGGAAGCTCTCCGAGACGGCGTCCATGCACGCCGCCCAGAACGAGCTGCTGCCGCTCCGGGTCGTCGTGCAGGTGCTCTTCTTCGAGAACgcacgcgcggcggcggcgctgtcCGGCCGCCCCGGGGCCAACGGCCGCGTCGCCGGCGTGGCGGGTGGCGTCAGGGCGTTGCTCGCCAAGACAAGGAGGGAGGCAGACGGCGAGGAGGCCAAGAACGAGCAAAGGCTCCGGGGCCTCGCCGCCGCGCCTGGCCCTGACGACAACGACTGGAGCGTGGAGGGGCTGAAACGCGCGGCGTCGAGGATCTCGACCCTGAGGATGAagctggaggaggacgaggacgcggACGACGAGGCGTTCGTCGTGCACAGGGCGCGCGCGGGGCGGGTCCGGAGCGCGTCCGCCCGCATCAGGGCGCTCTGCGCGATCCCGGCCGGGAAGCCCAAGCGGATGCTGAGAAAGCTGTGGCCGTCGAGCTAG
- the LOC136493386 gene encoding BTB/POZ domain-containing protein At1g67900-like isoform X2: MKLMKLGTRPDSFFTSGPVRSVYTEVATDLQIQVDHCLFRLHKALCADSDAVELRDFPGGADAFEACAKFCYGVAITVGAHNVVPLRCAAGRLGMTEAADGRGNIAAKLDAFLASCLLRRWRDALAVLRSAGRYAALAAECEELGVTSRCVKAVAMLITDPGCGGDAASAAPATASSSSSPWWARDVSDLRVDLFWRVMVAVKAAGTVKGRAVGDALRTYARRWLPTVVKSGYLVVEQNDISTADEGSFDFEVVARNSQLLVEKMVSLLPAERNAVSCSFFLKLLKAANVLGASPASKAELAKRAALQLEDANVSDLLIPSCASETLYDVDAVMAILEELALRQAAAAAAGGPEAIPPHTRGHRRSRSAESSEFEGARRSTSAAASHGAMVRIGRLVDGFLMEVAKDPNLPLDKLIAIAEAVPDCARPEHDHLYRAVDTYLRVRPEMDKGSRKKLCRVLNCRKLSETASMHAAQNELLPLRVVVQVLFFENARAAAALSGRPGANGRVAGVAGGVRALLAKTRREADGEEAKNEQRLRGLAAAPGPDDNDWSVEGLKRAASRISTLRMKLEEDEDADDEAFVVHRARAGRVRSASARIRALCAIPAGKPKRMLRKLWPSS, translated from the exons ATGAAGCTCATGAAGCTCGGCACGCGGCCGGACTCCTTCTTCACCTCCGGGCCCGTCAG GTCTGTCTACACGGAGGTGGCCACCGACCTGCAAATCCAGGTGGATCACTGCCTGTTTCGACTCCACAAG GCTCTGTGCGCGGACTCCGACGCCGTCGAGCTGCGGGACTTCCCGGGCGGCGCGGACGCGTTCGAGGCCTGCGCCAAGTTCTGCTACGGCGTCGCCATCACGGTGGGCGCGCACAACGTCGTGCCCCTGCGCTGCGCGGCAGGGCGCCTCGGCATGACGGAGGCCGCCGACGGCCGGGGCAACATCGCCGCCAAGCTCGACGCGTTCCTCGCCTCCTGCCTGCTTCGCCGCTGGAGGGACGCGCTCGCCGTGCTCCGCTCCGCCGGCCGCTACGCCGCCTTGGCCGCCGAGTGCGAGGAGCTCGGCGTCACGTCCCGGTGCGTCAAGGCCGTCGCCATGCTCATCACGGACCCCGGCTGCGGCGGCGACGCGGCGTCGGCCGCGCCGGCCACGGCCAGCTCCTCGTCGTCGCCGTGGTGGGCGCGTGACGTCTCCGACCTCCGCGTCGACCTCTTCTGGCGCGTCATGGTGGCCGTCAAGGCGGCTGGCACCGTCAAAGGTAGAGCCGTCGGCGACGCGCTCAGGACCTACGCGCGCCGGTGGCTGCCGACCGTTGTCAAGAGCGGGTACCTGGTGGTGGAACAAAACGACATCAGCACGGCCGACGAGGGGAGTTTCGATTTCGAAGTGGTCGCCAGGAACAGCCAGCTTCTTGTCGAGAAGATGGTGAGCTTGCTCCCCGCCGAGAGGAACGCCGTCTCCTGCAGCTTCTTTCTCAAGCTTCTCAAGGCGGCCAACGTCCTGGGCGCCTCTCCCGCGTCCAAGGCAGAGCTCGCGAAGCGGGCGGCGTTGCAGCTGGAAGACGCCAACGTGAGCGACCTCCTCATACCGTCGTGCGCGAGCGAGACGCTGTACGACGTGGACGCCGTGATGGCCATCCTTGAAGAGCTCGCGCTGCggcaagcggcggcggcggcggcggggggccCGGAGGCAATCCCGCCGCACACGCGCGGACACAGACGGTCGCGGTCCGCCGAGAGCTCGGAGTTCGAGGGAGCGCGTCGGTCGACGTCCGCCGCGGCGTCGCACGGCGCGATGGTCAGGATCGGGAGGCTGGTCGATGGATTCTTGATGGAGGTCGCCAAGGATCCCAACCTGCCCCTGGACAAGCTGATCGCCATTGCCGAGGCCGTGCCGGACTGCGCCCGCCCGGAGCACGACCATCTTTACCGAGCCGTCGACACTTATCTCAGA GTGCGTCCGGAGATGGACAAGGGATCGAGGAAGAAGCTGTGCAGGGTTCTCAACTGCAGGAAGCTCTCCGAGACGGCGTCCATGCACGCCGCCCAGAACGAGCTGCTGCCGCTCCGGGTCGTCGTGCAGGTGCTCTTCTTCGAGAACgcacgcgcggcggcggcgctgtcCGGCCGCCCCGGGGCCAACGGCCGCGTCGCCGGCGTGGCGGGTGGCGTCAGGGCGTTGCTCGCCAAGACAAGGAGGGAGGCAGACGGCGAGGAGGCCAAGAACGAGCAAAGGCTCCGGGGCCTCGCCGCCGCGCCTGGCCCTGACGACAACGACTGGAGCGTGGAGGGGCTGAAACGCGCGGCGTCGAGGATCTCGACCCTGAGGATGAagctggaggaggacgaggacgcggACGACGAGGCGTTCGTCGTGCACAGGGCGCGCGCGGGGCGGGTCCGGAGCGCGTCCGCCCGCATCAGGGCGCTCTGCGCGATCCCGGCCGGGAAGCCCAAGCGGATGCTGAGAAAGCTGTGGCCGTCGAGCTAG